From one Marmota flaviventris isolate mMarFla1 chromosome 1, mMarFla1.hap1, whole genome shotgun sequence genomic stretch:
- the LOC117794544 gene encoding zinc finger protein 709-like, which yields MRETFRNLASIGNKWKNQNIEDQFKIPGRNLRSYVVERPCESEEGGQCGETFTQALNLNQSKKIPAGVKPCKCSVCGKVFLCLSSLKRHLKSHSRYKALECEEYGEKPHKCEQCGKTFISLRSVGRHMVTHRIKGSYTCELCLKVFDSPSSFQIHQQTHTGAKPSDSKQCGKTFLCSSSFQLPGRIHTVKKSYECKQCGKTLSSSCSLRRHERSHNGEKPYECKQCGKAFTRHGYFREHERIHTEAKTYECKQCGKALSSSNSLRIHERTHTGEKPYECKQCGEAFRWHSDLRKHVRFHIEENPFECKKCGKALSSPNSLRIHERTHTGEKPYECKQCGKVFRFQTSLIRHERAHAGDKSYECIQCGKTLSCSNSLQVHERIHNKARPYQCKQCGEAFRFHVALKMHERTHAGYKPYDCQQCGKAFRCRGYLRKHERIHTEVNPYECKQCGKVLSCPSSLRYHERAHTGEKPSVCKQCGKRLSCSSALQKHKRIHTDRKTL from the exons ATGCGGGAAACTTTCAGAAACCTGGCTTCTATAG GAAACAAGTGGAAAAACCAGAACATTGAAGACCAGTTTAAAATTCCAGGGAGAAATTTAAG aAGTTATGTAGTAGAGAGACCCTGTGAAAGTGAAGAAGGTGGTCAGTGTGGTGAAACCTTCACCCAGGCTCTAAATCTTAATCAGAGCAAGAAAATTCCTGCTGGAGTAAAACCATGTAAATGCAGTGTGTGTGGAAAAGTTTTCCTATGTCTTTCATCTCTCAAGAGGCATCTGAAATCTCACTCCAGATACAAGGCACTTGAGTGTGAGGAATATGGAGAGAAGCCACATAAATGTGAACAGTGTGGGAAAACCTTCATTTCTCTCAGAAGTGTTGGAAGACATATGGTGACCCACAGGATAAAAGGCTCTTATACTTGTGAGTTATGTTTGAAAGTCTTTGATTCCCCCAGTTCATTTCAAATACATCAACAAACTCACACTGGAGCCAAACCCTCTGACAGCAAGCAGTGTGGGAAGACCTTTCTTTGTTCTAGTTCATTTCAACTACCTGGCAGAATTCACACTGTAAAAAAATCTTATGAATGCAAACAGTGTGGCAAAACCCTCAGTTCTTCCTGTTCCCTTCGAAGGCATGAAAGAAGTCATAATGGAGAAAAACCCTATGAGTGTAAACAGTGTGGTAAGGCCTTCACACGTCATGGTTACTTTCGAGAACATGAAAGAATTCATACTGAAGCAAAAACCTATGAATGCAAACAGTGTGGTAAAGCTCTCAGTTCTTCCAATTCCCTTCGAATCCATgagagaactcacactggagaaaaacccTATGAGTGTAAACAATGCGGGGAAGCTTTCAGATGGCACAGTGACCTTCGAAAACACGTGCGATTTCATATTGAAGAAAATCCCTTTGAATGTAAAAAATGTGGCAAAGCACTAAGTTCTCCCAATTCCCTTCGAATACATGAAAGAACTCACACAGGAGAAAAGCCCTATGAGTGTAAACAGTGTGGAAAAGTCTTCCGATTTCAGACTTCCCTTATAAGGCACGAAAGAGCGCATGCTGGAGACAAATCCTATGAGTGTATACAGTGTGGCAAAACTCTCAGTTGTTCAAATTCCCTTCAAGTTCATGAAAGAATTCATAATAAAGCACGACCCTATCAGTGTAAGCAGTGCGGCGAAGCCTTCAGATTTCATGTGGCTCTTAAAATGCATGAAAGAACCCACGCTGGATATAAACCTTACGACTGTCAACAATGTGGTAAAGCCTTCAGATGCCGCGGCTATCTTCGAAAACACGAAAGGATTCACACTGAAGTCAatccctatgaatgtaaacagtgCGGCAAGGTGCTCAGCTGTCCCAGTTCCCTGCGATATCATGAGAGGGCTCACACAGGAGAAAAACCCTCTGTGTGTAAACAATGTGGTAAGAGGCTCAGTTGTTCCAGTGCCCTccaaaaacacaaaagaattcaCACTGACAGAAAAACCCTGTGA